In the Olleya sp. Hel_I_94 genome, one interval contains:
- a CDS encoding RluA family pseudouridine synthase, which yields MEDYTPELQEEDADGLFEHHSFTADKGQKPLRIDKWLMNKIENATRNKIQDAAKNGSIFVNDVPVKSNYKVKPEDVIAVRFEHPPHENLLVGEDLPLDVVYEDDQLLVVNKPAGMVVHPGHGNYSGTLINALIFHFDNLPNNSSDRPGLVHRIDKDTSGLLVVAKTEVAMAHLSAQFKAKTSEREYVAIVWGNMDEEEGTIEGNIGRHPKNRLQNTVYLDDDADKGKPAVTHYKVLERLGYVTLVSCKLETGRTHQIRVHMKHIGHTLFNDERYGGNLILKGTTFTKYKQFVDNCFKVLPRQALHAKTLGFVHPTTNKFMSFESEIPDDIQECIEKWRGYSKHME from the coding sequence ATGGAGGACTACACACCAGAATTACAAGAGGAAGATGCAGATGGATTATTTGAACATCATTCTTTTACAGCAGATAAAGGTCAAAAACCATTACGTATAGACAAATGGTTAATGAACAAAATAGAAAACGCAACACGTAATAAAATACAAGATGCAGCCAAAAACGGAAGTATATTTGTAAACGACGTACCAGTTAAATCTAATTATAAGGTTAAACCGGAAGACGTTATTGCGGTACGTTTTGAGCATCCACCACATGAAAACCTATTGGTAGGAGAAGATTTACCATTAGATGTTGTTTATGAAGACGACCAATTACTAGTCGTTAACAAACCAGCAGGTATGGTTGTTCATCCAGGACATGGTAATTATTCTGGGACATTAATCAATGCATTAATATTTCATTTTGATAATTTACCTAACAACTCTAGCGATCGTCCAGGATTAGTCCATAGGATAGATAAAGACACATCAGGTTTATTAGTTGTAGCAAAAACGGAAGTTGCTATGGCACATTTGTCAGCACAGTTTAAAGCTAAAACAAGTGAGCGTGAATACGTCGCAATAGTTTGGGGTAACATGGATGAGGAAGAAGGTACCATAGAAGGTAACATTGGACGTCACCCAAAAAACAGACTGCAAAACACAGTATACTTAGACGACGATGCAGACAAAGGTAAACCAGCAGTAACACACTATAAGGTTTTAGAGCGTTTAGGCTATGTAACTTTAGTCAGCTGTAAGCTAGAAACAGGACGCACACACCAAATACGCGTCCACATGAAGCATATTGGACATACCTTATTTAATGACGAGCGTTATGGCGGAAACCTTATACTAAAAGGAACCACGTTTACCAAATACAAGCAATTTGTAGACAACTGTTTTAAAGTATTACCTCGTCAAGCACTACACGCAAAAACACTTGGCTTTGTGCATCCTACAACAAATAAATTTATGAGTTTTGAGTCTGAAATTCCAGACGATATTCAGGAATGTATTGAAAAGTGGAGAGGCTATTCCAAACACATGGAATAA
- a CDS encoding PASTA domain-containing protein → MSVINFLKSKVFFKQLAIAVVAVVVLVFLMLKWLNITTNNNEFETVPDLTGKSIEVAKIELEKNNLVMQIQDSANFNPDYPKFSVIEQDPKASAKVKENRKIYITLNPSGYRKIAVPDLSHKSFRQAKPTIEALGFKIGKTIYVDHIGKDMVRELRHKGETLKPNTKLPKTAVIDVVLGNGNRPGGN, encoded by the coding sequence ATGAGTGTCATCAATTTTCTTAAAAGTAAAGTGTTTTTTAAGCAATTAGCAATAGCAGTAGTCGCTGTGGTTGTTTTAGTGTTTTTAATGCTTAAGTGGTTAAACATTACTACAAATAATAACGAGTTTGAAACGGTTCCGGATTTGACAGGAAAATCGATAGAAGTTGCAAAAATAGAGTTAGAAAAAAACAACTTGGTAATGCAAATTCAGGACTCGGCTAATTTTAATCCCGATTACCCAAAGTTTTCTGTAATAGAGCAGGACCCAAAAGCTAGCGCTAAAGTTAAAGAAAACCGCAAAATATACATTACATTAAATCCGTCAGGATACCGTAAAATAGCAGTGCCTGATTTAAGTCATAAAAGTTTTAGACAAGCAAAACCAACAATTGAAGCATTAGGCTTTAAAATAGGAAAAACAATATATGTTGATCATATTGGTAAAGATATGGTTAGAGAATTACGTCATAAAGGAGAAACATTAAAACCTAATACAAAACTGCCTAAAACAGCAGTAATAGATGTCGTGTTAGGTAACGGTAACCGTCCTGGAGGCAATTAA
- a CDS encoding D-alanine--D-alanine ligase, whose translation MKKNIAIIMGGYSSEYKISLTSGNVVYQNLDKVKYNAYRIHIFKDKWVYVDDADQEFAIDKNDFSVTIDNNKITFDCVFNAIHGSPGEDGYMQGYFKLLNLPHTSCGMYQAAVTFNKRDCLSILKPYGILTAESYYLNLGDPVNEEDIITKVGLPCFVKANKAGSSFGITKVHKKEDLQHAINHAFKEDDEIIIESFLDGTEVSVGVITYKGETKVLPITEIVSENDFFDYEAKYLGKSQEITPARLTKTQEAKVNTVAKKVYEVLRMTGFSRSEFIFKNNEPHLLEMNTIPGLTNASILPQQAQAAGISMPDLFGNAIEEALK comes from the coding sequence ATGAAAAAAAACATTGCCATAATAATGGGAGGTTATTCTAGTGAATATAAGATCTCTCTTACCAGCGGAAACGTGGTATATCAAAATTTAGATAAGGTTAAATATAATGCCTATCGCATACATATCTTTAAAGACAAATGGGTTTATGTAGACGATGCAGATCAAGAATTTGCTATTGATAAAAACGATTTTTCTGTAACTATAGATAATAATAAAATTACTTTTGATTGTGTTTTTAATGCTATTCATGGTAGTCCTGGAGAGGATGGTTATATGCAAGGCTATTTTAAATTACTAAACTTACCGCATACCAGTTGTGGGATGTATCAAGCTGCTGTTACTTTTAACAAAAGAGATTGCTTAAGTATTTTAAAGCCTTACGGTATTTTAACTGCTGAAAGCTATTACCTAAATTTAGGTGATCCCGTAAATGAGGAGGATATTATTACTAAAGTTGGATTACCCTGTTTTGTAAAGGCTAATAAAGCTGGAAGTAGTTTTGGTATTACAAAAGTGCACAAAAAAGAAGACCTACAACATGCAATTAACCATGCCTTTAAAGAAGATGACGAAATAATTATAGAGTCTTTTTTAGATGGTACTGAGGTATCTGTAGGTGTTATTACTTATAAAGGCGAAACTAAAGTTTTACCAATTACAGAGATTGTTAGCGAAAATGATTTTTTTGATTACGAAGCTAAATACCTTGGTAAATCTCAAGAAATTACGCCTGCAAGATTAACTAAAACACAAGAAGCCAAAGTAAATACTGTAGCTAAAAAGGTCTATGAGGTTTTAAGAATGACTGGTTTTTCTAGAAGTGAATTTATTTTTAAAAATAACGAACCTCATTTATTAGAAATGAATACCATTCCTGGTCTTACTAACGCTAGTATTTTACCACAACAAGCGCAAGCTGCAGGAATTAGTATGCCTGATTTATTTGGAAATGCTATTGAAGAAGCTTTAAAATAA
- a CDS encoding zinc-ribbon domain-containing protein, with protein MVFYGSKASKLKEGQLINVKCPNCTEGQTMHYAIYGKYAYVYWIPLFPIGKTYVLECNHCKRTYSLKELPEQIKQKFELEKTGVRFPLWYFSGLIIITLAILVATYLSKKDDENDTLYINNPRIGDVYSVKASQTGYYTSMKVTTITSDSIYVIFNDYEIDRKSKIYKINKTENYTTELDGYSKQEIKTLFEQEYIYEVDRD; from the coding sequence ATGGTTTTTTACGGAAGTAAAGCTAGCAAACTTAAAGAAGGTCAACTTATAAATGTAAAATGTCCCAATTGCACAGAAGGACAAACCATGCATTATGCTATTTATGGTAAATATGCTTACGTATATTGGATCCCTTTATTTCCTATAGGTAAAACTTATGTTTTAGAATGCAACCATTGTAAACGCACGTACAGCCTAAAAGAACTACCTGAACAAATAAAACAAAAGTTTGAACTAGAAAAAACAGGCGTTAGGTTTCCGTTATGGTATTTTAGTGGATTGATAATTATTACTCTTGCTATTTTAGTTGCAACATACTTAAGTAAAAAAGATGACGAAAATGACACCTTGTACATTAACAATCCTAGGATTGGAGATGTGTATTCCGTTAAGGCATCACAAACTGGATATTACACATCTATGAAGGTTACTACAATCACATCAGATAGTATTTACGTCATTTTTAATGATTATGAAATAGATAGAAAATCTAAAATTTATAAAATAAATAAAACAGAAAATTATACCACAGAGCTAGATGGCTACTCAAAACAGGAAATAAAAACCCTTTTTGAGCAAGAGTACATTTACGAAGTGGATAGAGATTAA
- the coaD gene encoding pantetheine-phosphate adenylyltransferase, translated as MKRALFPGSFDPITLGHLDIIKRGVKLFDEVVVAIGVNSEKKYMFSLEDRKRFLEDTFKDEPKVKIMTYKGLTIDFCKEINAQFILRGLRNPADFEFEKAIAHTNRKLSKIETVFLLTAARTSYISSSIVREVIRNNGDYTVLVPDSVRVK; from the coding sequence ATGAAACGAGCACTTTTTCCTGGATCCTTTGATCCTATCACATTAGGTCATTTGGATATAATAAAACGTGGCGTAAAACTTTTTGATGAAGTAGTTGTGGCTATAGGTGTTAACTCTGAAAAAAAATATATGTTTTCTTTAGAAGACCGAAAACGTTTTTTAGAAGACACCTTTAAAGATGAACCTAAAGTAAAAATAATGACCTATAAAGGTCTGACTATTGATTTTTGTAAAGAGATTAATGCTCAATTTATTTTACGTGGTTTACGTAATCCTGCTGATTTTGAGTTTGAAAAAGCAATTGCACATACTAACAGAAAACTATCAAAAATAGAAACTGTATTTTTATTAACTGCTGCCAGAACATCTTATATAAGTTCTAGCATTGTTAGAGAAGTAATAAGAAACAATGGTGATTACACTGTTTTAGTACCAGATAGTGTTAGGGTTAAATAA
- a CDS encoding SulP family inorganic anion transporter translates to MTEFIRKIVPNAKDDVLAGITVSLAMIPEVVAFAFVAQIDPLMALSGAFIIGLITAIFGGRPGLISGAAGAVAVIFVTMIADGHTKGMLMDTPIENMGFFYLMACVVLMGIIQIFAGVFKLGRFVRLIPHPVMMGFVNGLSIVIFMAQVKMFSHKSLKVSDAGVNEYVSTYMQGSELYTMIGLVLLTMGIIWGLPKITKKLPAALTAILVTSLIVIGFNMDVSTVGSYIIEGGGTGLKGEFPTPNMELWEKLPFNLDTLKFIALPAFLAASVGLIESLMTMNLVDELTETRGNGNRECVAQGAGNIVSGLFGGTGGCGMIGQTVININAGGRGRLSGIMMAVTLLSFILFADKLIEMVPIAALVGVMFMMVIETFAWSSFRILKKIPMSDAVVLITVSLVTVFVDLAVAVFIGVIISALVFAWENATKIRARKRIKEDGTKVYEIWGPLFFGSIQAFNDKFDAKNDPEKIEIDFVESRVSDHSALEAIFNLVEKYEKEGKQIRLKHLSEDCKVLLYKSSPKFREVVVEAIDDPRYHLAANPEDFPKPLSEYKF, encoded by the coding sequence ATGACAGAGTTTATTAGAAAAATAGTTCCGAACGCAAAAGATGATGTATTAGCAGGAATAACCGTGTCTTTAGCAATGATCCCAGAAGTAGTGGCTTTTGCTTTTGTAGCGCAAATAGATCCTTTAATGGCATTATCAGGTGCCTTTATTATTGGATTGATAACAGCTATTTTTGGTGGTAGACCAGGTTTGATATCTGGAGCAGCAGGAGCTGTAGCAGTTATTTTTGTAACTATGATTGCGGATGGTCATACCAAAGGGATGTTAATGGATACACCTATTGAAAACATGGGGTTTTTCTATCTGATGGCTTGTGTGGTCTTAATGGGAATTATACAAATTTTTGCAGGTGTTTTTAAATTAGGACGATTTGTTAGATTGATTCCGCATCCTGTAATGATGGGATTTGTAAACGGTTTGTCTATCGTTATTTTTATGGCTCAAGTAAAAATGTTTTCTCATAAATCCTTAAAAGTATCTGATGCAGGAGTAAACGAATATGTTAGTACCTACATGCAAGGCTCTGAGTTATATACCATGATTGGATTGGTATTATTAACTATGGGAATTATTTGGGGATTACCTAAAATAACCAAAAAGTTGCCTGCAGCATTAACTGCTATTTTAGTAACCAGCTTAATTGTTATTGGCTTTAATATGGACGTGTCTACTGTAGGATCTTATATTATTGAAGGTGGAGGAACAGGATTAAAAGGAGAATTTCCAACACCAAATATGGAGCTTTGGGAAAAATTACCATTTAATTTAGATACTTTAAAATTTATTGCTTTACCTGCATTTTTAGCAGCATCTGTTGGGTTAATTGAGTCTTTAATGACTATGAATTTAGTTGATGAATTAACAGAAACCAGAGGAAACGGAAACCGAGAATGTGTTGCGCAAGGTGCAGGAAACATTGTGTCAGGATTGTTTGGTGGTACAGGTGGCTGTGGTATGATTGGTCAAACGGTTATTAATATTAATGCAGGTGGACGTGGTAGATTATCAGGAATTATGATGGCTGTGACTTTATTGTCCTTTATTTTGTTTGCAGATAAGTTAATAGAAATGGTGCCAATTGCAGCTTTAGTAGGTGTAATGTTTATGATGGTAATCGAAACTTTTGCATGGTCTAGTTTTAGAATATTAAAGAAAATACCAATGTCTGATGCAGTGGTACTAATAACGGTATCCTTAGTTACAGTATTTGTTGATTTAGCAGTAGCAGTGTTTATTGGTGTAATAATTTCGGCTTTAGTATTTGCTTGGGAAAACGCAACAAAAATTAGAGCTAGAAAGCGTATTAAAGAAGATGGTACTAAAGTTTACGAAATTTGGGGACCATTATTTTTTGGAAGCATTCAAGCGTTTAATGATAAGTTTGACGCTAAAAACGATCCCGAGAAAATAGAAATAGATTTTGTTGAATCTCGTGTGAGTGATCATTCTGCATTAGAGGCTATTTTTAATTTAGTTGAAAAGTATGAGAAAGAAGGAAAGCAGATACGTTTAAAGCATTTAAGCGAAGATTGTAAAGTATTACTATATAAATCTAGTCCTAAGTTTAGAGAGGTTGTTGTAGAGGCTATTGATGATCCTAGGTATCATTTAGCAGCTAATCCAGAAGATTTTCCTAAACCACTATCAGAGTATAAATTTTAA
- a CDS encoding M14 family metallopeptidase, with protein sequence MKKILVLLILVVSCKSTTKKDFDFETVFEKSQGLETATYQQTIQYYKDLATAYNSISIDSIGSTDSGKPLHLITLNPDGNFDFKTIRNDKRILLINNGIHPGESDGIDATMILFRDIASGKIEAPKHTVLVTIPVYNVGGSLNRNTSTRTNQNGPKAYGFRGNARNFDLNRDFIKSDTKNAKTFAQIFHLVKPDVFIDNHVSNGADYQYTLTHLFTQHNKLGGTLGNYLHTKMQPNLEAKLATKQWDITPYVNVFNKVPEAGFSQFMDSPRYSTGYTTLFNTLGMMVETHMLKPYKQRVEGTFELMKSMIEIIEEDHEQIKSLRQNYNQQLIAKKTYPLQWEIDTTQTTSLNFKGFEGNMIPSNITDADRLKFDRSKPFTKQITYQNYFKPSLEINIPQAYIIPQGWWNVIELLKLNDVNMTPLSKDSTITVQSYKIDNYQTRSQAYEGHYQHFNTSIKVSEDAITFNKGDYIIKTNQEAFRYLIETLEPQAPDSFFNWNFFDTILQQKEGFSPYVWEDKAELILRQDPKLRINFNLKKSYDKDFASNWYAQLDWIHKQSVNYEKSHLQYPVYRLK encoded by the coding sequence ATGAAAAAAATATTAGTCTTATTAATTTTAGTGGTTTCGTGTAAATCTACAACTAAAAAGGATTTTGATTTTGAAACTGTTTTTGAAAAATCTCAAGGATTAGAAACTGCCACTTACCAACAAACGATTCAGTATTACAAAGATTTAGCAACAGCTTATAATTCAATATCTATAGACTCTATTGGCAGTACGGATTCCGGAAAACCATTGCATTTAATCACATTAAATCCTGATGGAAATTTTGATTTTAAAACGATTAGAAACGATAAGCGTATTTTACTAATTAATAACGGAATACATCCAGGAGAATCTGATGGCATTGATGCCACTATGATACTATTTAGAGATATTGCTTCCGGTAAAATTGAAGCACCTAAACATACTGTATTAGTCACAATTCCTGTTTATAATGTTGGAGGTAGTTTAAATCGAAACACTTCTACAAGAACAAACCAAAATGGCCCTAAAGCTTATGGGTTTAGAGGTAACGCTAGAAACTTTGATTTAAACAGAGATTTTATTAAAAGTGATACCAAAAATGCTAAGACTTTTGCTCAAATTTTTCACTTGGTAAAGCCTGATGTTTTTATAGACAATCACGTAAGTAATGGCGCAGATTACCAATATACTTTAACGCATTTATTTACGCAACACAATAAGCTTGGTGGTACTTTAGGTAATTATTTACACACCAAAATGCAACCTAACTTAGAAGCTAAGTTAGCAACTAAACAATGGGACATTACGCCATATGTTAACGTATTTAATAAAGTGCCAGAAGCTGGATTTAGTCAATTTATGGATAGTCCAAGATATTCTACGGGTTACACTACTTTGTTTAACACCTTAGGTATGATGGTTGAAACACACATGCTTAAACCATACAAACAACGTGTAGAAGGCACCTTTGAGTTAATGAAATCCATGATTGAAATTATAGAAGAAGACCATGAACAAATTAAATCTTTACGTCAAAACTACAACCAACAACTTATTGCAAAAAAGACTTACCCATTGCAATGGGAAATAGATACCACACAAACCACATCCTTAAATTTTAAAGGTTTTGAAGGTAACATGATACCTAGCAACATTACAGATGCAGACCGTTTAAAATTTGACAGAAGCAAGCCTTTTACAAAGCAAATTACCTACCAAAATTATTTTAAGCCTAGTTTAGAAATCAACATACCACAAGCCTATATCATTCCTCAAGGTTGGTGGAATGTAATTGAACTTTTAAAATTGAATGATGTTAACATGACACCTTTAAGTAAAGATTCTACAATAACGGTACAGTCCTATAAAATTGACAACTACCAAACAAGGTCTCAAGCTTATGAAGGACATTACCAGCATTTTAATACAAGTATAAAAGTTTCGGAAGACGCCATTACATTTAATAAAGGCGATTATATTATTAAAACTAATCAAGAGGCTTTTAGATACCTAATTGAAACTTTAGAACCGCAAGCTCCTGATTCATTTTTTAACTGGAATTTTTTCGATACAATACTGCAACAAAAGGAAGGATTCTCGCCTTATGTTTGGGAAGATAAAGCCGAATTAATTTTAAGACAAGACCCAAAATTAAGAATCAATTTTAACCTTAAAAAATCTTACGACAAAGACTTTGCCTCAAATTGGTATGCTCAGCTTGACTGGATTCATAAACAGAGTGTTAATTACGAAAAATCACATTTACAATACCCTGTTTATAGACTAAAATAA
- a CDS encoding carbon-nitrogen hydrolase family protein — translation MNPQDIENIELAYLTLDDYQELKEAMQEAYKSMPNLYWRENQIKTLIDKFPEGQVVIKINNQIAGCALSIIVDYDRIEAEHTYEDITGNYTFNTHTKSGDVLYGIDVFIKPKFRGLRLGRRLYDYRKELCEKLNLRGIVFGGRIPNFHNYQNEMTPKEYMDKVKRKEIHDSVLNFQISNDFHPLRVLKGYLEGDKDSGEFAVLLEWDNIYYQKPSKKAATKKKVVRLGLIQWQMRLYKDLEELMQQAEYFVDAVSGYRSDFALFPEFFNAPLMADNNHLPESEAIRELAKHTEEIVQKFSELAISYNINIITGSFPEMKGDLLYNVGYLCRRDGTLERYEKLHVTPDEAKVWGMQGGTKLEAFDTDCGKIGILICYDSEFPELSRLLADEGMDILFVPFLTDTQNGYSRVRNCAQARAIENECYVAIAGSVGNLPKVHNMDIQYAQSMVFTPCDFAFPANGIKAEATTNTEMILIADVDIDLLRELNQFGSVRNLRDRRKDIFSLTKK, via the coding sequence ATGAATCCACAAGACATTGAAAATATAGAATTAGCATATCTAACTTTAGATGATTATCAAGAGTTAAAAGAAGCAATGCAAGAAGCATATAAATCTATGCCTAATCTATATTGGAGAGAAAATCAAATTAAAACTTTAATTGACAAGTTTCCGGAAGGACAAGTTGTTATTAAAATTAACAATCAAATCGCTGGTTGTGCTTTGTCTATAATAGTTGATTATGACAGGATTGAAGCAGAGCATACCTACGAGGATATTACTGGTAACTATACTTTTAATACACACACAAAATCTGGTGATGTATTATATGGTATTGATGTATTTATTAAACCTAAATTTAGAGGTTTACGCTTAGGTAGACGTTTATATGATTACAGAAAAGAGTTATGTGAAAAACTTAACTTAAGAGGTATTGTTTTTGGCGGTCGTATTCCTAATTTTCATAATTACCAAAACGAAATGACACCTAAGGAGTACATGGATAAGGTAAAAAGAAAAGAAATTCATGACTCAGTTTTAAATTTTCAAATCTCAAACGACTTTCACCCATTAAGAGTTTTGAAAGGCTATTTAGAAGGTGACAAAGATTCTGGCGAGTTTGCTGTACTATTAGAATGGGATAATATTTATTATCAAAAACCATCTAAAAAAGCTGCTACCAAGAAAAAAGTGGTACGATTAGGTCTTATACAATGGCAAATGCGCTTGTATAAAGATTTAGAAGAATTAATGCAACAAGCAGAATACTTTGTTGACGCAGTATCTGGATATAGATCTGACTTTGCATTATTTCCAGAGTTTTTTAATGCGCCTTTAATGGCAGATAATAACCATTTGCCAGAGTCTGAAGCAATTAGAGAACTAGCAAAACACACAGAAGAAATCGTTCAGAAATTTTCAGAATTAGCCATATCATACAACATCAACATCATTACAGGAAGTTTTCCAGAAATGAAAGGGGATTTACTATACAACGTAGGCTATTTATGTAGACGTGATGGTACTTTGGAGCGTTATGAAAAACTTCATGTCACTCCTGACGAAGCTAAAGTTTGGGGAATGCAAGGTGGTACTAAATTAGAGGCTTTTGATACCGACTGTGGTAAAATAGGAATTTTGATATGTTACGATTCTGAGTTTCCAGAGTTAAGTAGACTTTTAGCAGACGAAGGTATGGACATCCTATTTGTTCCGTTTTTAACAGACACACAAAATGGATACTCTAGAGTACGCAATTGTGCACAAGCAAGAGCGATTGAAAACGAATGCTATGTAGCTATCGCAGGAAGCGTAGGTAATTTACCTAAAGTGCATAACATGGACATCCAATATGCGCAATCCATGGTATTTACACCATGTGATTTTGCCTTTCCAGCAAATGGAATAAAAGCAGAAGCAACAACCAACACAGAGATGATATTAATCGCAGATGTTGACATAGATTTACTACGCGAACTTAACCAGTTTGGTAGCGTTAGAAACCTAAGAGACAGACGTAAAGACATCTTTAGCTTAACTAAAAAATAA
- a CDS encoding RimK family protein: protein MNKYIVVNQPEKWHFSIENITVISSQDYLTNPKFSLLKKARIFNLCKDYSYQSKGYYVSLLAEARGHLAIPTVRNIVDLKTLKLVKIVSDEFDDVIQQSLKSIKSREFTLSIYFGQNVAQKYKELSSLFYKHFQVPFLRVKFHHNNKWNIQSIKAISESEIPLDHLESVNLFANQYFAKKRYDTPKLTTSDFDLAILVNPNDPAPPSNTKALKKFIDIAEKMNIYAEIIEPKDLSRLSSFDALFIRQSTEVNNEAYAFARKAQQEGIAIIDYPEAILKCCNKVYMAEALNNAHIATPKTVIVHKENRALVLEQVGLPCVLKAPDSTFSFGVKKAKTAKEYDTLVTDMLKESDLIIAQEFCPSDYDWRIGIIDDVPFYACKYYMAKGHWQIYNWNADKKNDQDGDADCLPIEDVPKDVITMAIKSAKLMGKGLYGIDIKVVNNKPMVIEINDNPNIDYGVEDAYYGDLVYTKILQALKTRLE from the coding sequence ATGAACAAATACATTGTTGTCAATCAACCAGAAAAATGGCATTTTTCGATTGAGAATATTACGGTAATTTCATCGCAAGATTATCTTACCAATCCTAAATTTTCGCTTTTAAAAAAAGCAAGAATATTTAATCTTTGCAAAGATTATAGTTACCAATCCAAAGGTTACTACGTCTCGCTTTTAGCCGAAGCTAGAGGTCATTTAGCCATTCCAACAGTAAGAAACATTGTAGATTTAAAAACACTTAAACTAGTCAAAATAGTTTCCGACGAGTTTGACGATGTTATACAACAAAGCCTAAAAAGCATTAAGTCTAGAGAGTTTACTTTAAGTATATACTTTGGTCAAAATGTGGCACAAAAATATAAAGAGCTAAGTAGTTTGTTTTACAAACATTTTCAAGTTCCTTTTTTACGCGTAAAGTTTCATCATAATAATAAATGGAACATACAAAGTATTAAAGCTATTTCAGAATCAGAAATTCCTTTAGACCATCTAGAAAGTGTTAACCTATTTGCTAATCAGTATTTTGCAAAAAAACGTTATGATACTCCAAAATTGACTACCTCAGATTTTGACTTAGCCATTTTGGTAAACCCAAACGATCCTGCTCCTCCTAGCAATACAAAAGCTTTAAAAAAGTTTATAGACATTGCTGAAAAGATGAATATTTATGCTGAAATTATAGAGCCTAAAGATTTAAGTCGTTTGTCCTCTTTTGACGCTTTATTTATAAGACAAAGTACAGAGGTTAATAATGAAGCCTATGCATTTGCGCGTAAAGCACAGCAAGAAGGTATCGCTATTATTGATTACCCAGAAGCAATTTTAAAATGTTGCAACAAAGTGTACATGGCAGAAGCGTTAAACAATGCTCATATTGCGACTCCAAAAACAGTAATTGTCCACAAGGAAAACAGAGCCTTAGTATTAGAACAAGTTGGTTTACCTTGTGTATTAAAAGCACCAGATAGCACGTTCTCATTTGGAGTAAAAAAGGCTAAAACAGCTAAAGAATATGACACCTTGGTAACAGATATGCTAAAAGAGTCCGATTTAATTATTGCACAAGAGTTTTGTCCTTCAGATTATGATTGGCGCATTGGCATTATCGACGATGTCCCATTTTATGCTTGTAAATATTATATGGCTAAAGGACATTGGCAAATCTATAACTGGAATGCTGACAAAAAAAATGATCAAGATGGTGACGCTGATTGCCTGCCTATAGAAGACGTCCCAAAGGATGTAATTACTATGGCAATAAAATCTGCAAAACTAATGGGTAAAGGCTTGTATGGTATTGATATAAAAGTGGTCAATAACAAACCAATGGTTATTGAAATAAATGACAATCCAAATATAGACTATGGCGTGGAGGATGCCTATTATGGCGATTTAGTTTACACTAAAATACTACAGGCTTTAAAAACTAGATTAGAATAA